Sequence from the Thermococcus nautili genome:
CGATTTCCAGCCTGTAATCGTGCTTCCTGTCCGGATATCTTTCGATTAGTCTGAGCTCAACCCTAAAATTCCTCGGCCCGGTGACGATAATTGATAATCCCCAGCCCCTCCGCGAGAGCGGGTAAGCAACGGGCACGACGCCGGTGAAGAAGTCGAGGAACAGATGACTCCCCCAGCCGAGGGCGAAGAGCAGGAACGGACCGCCGAGGTTCAGGCCGAGGAGAAGAGCCGGGAGAAAGGGCAGGAGGGAGTGGAGGTATGAGCGGTGCTCCTCAGCCAAAGCATCGAGGTCAGGAAAGACCGCGCCGAGGACGAGGGCGGTGAGTCCAGCTATCGTCGGCTCGCTTGAGAGGGAGAGATAAACGAGGCTCGGAATCGAGGCGTGCTCAAGAGGGTCCATGGCAAAGCCCTTAAACTCTTGGCTCTCATAAAGGTTTAGGTGGAATACATGGCCGAGGAGATTAGAGAGGTTAAGGTTCTCGAGAAGCCCTGGGTTGAAAAGTACCGCCCTCAGAGGCTCGATGACATCGTTGGTCAGGAGCACATAGTCAAGAGGCTCAAACACTACGCTAAAACCGGTTCGATGCCCCACCTGCTCTTCGCTGGGCCGCCAGGCGTTGGAAAGTGCCTTACGGGAGACGCCAAGGTCGTAATCAACGGTGAGCTGACCACCATAGGTGAACTCGTCGAGAAGCTGAGCAACGGTAGATTTGGTCCAACCCCAGTCAAGGGCCTAACGGTTCTCGGCGTTGATGAGGATGGAAAACTCAGGGAGTTGCCAGTCGAGTACGTTTACAAGGACAGAACCGATGAGCTCGTCAGGATAAGAACGAGACTCGGCAGGGAGCTCAAGGTAACCCCGTACCACCCGCTCCTCGTGAACAGGAAGGACGGGAGAATAGAGTGGGTCAAGGCCGAGGAGCTCAGGCCCGGAGACAGGTTGGCAGTTCCGCGCTTCCTCCCGGCGATTCTCGATGAGGACCCCCTGGCTGAGTGGCTCGGCTACTTCATCGGCGACGGCCACGCCGACGCCCAAACAAACGCCATAACCTTCACTAACACGGACGAGAAGCTCAGGAAACGTTTCATGGAGCTCACCGAAAGGCTCTTCCCGGACGCGAGAATTAAGGAGAGAATCCACAAGGACCGTGCCCCTAACGTTTACGTGAACTCAAGGATGGCAAAGGAGCTCGTTGAGAGCCTCGGCCTTGCCGGCAGGAAGGCTGATAGGGTTTACATACCCGGGCAGGGCTGGAAGGGTCTGCGCTCCTTCCTCAGGGCCTACTTCGACTGCGACGCGGGCGTTGAGAAGAACGGGATAGTTCTCTCAACCGCGAGCAGGGAGATGGCAGAGCAGGTCTCTTACGCGTTGGCGGGGCTTGGAGTGGTCGCCAAAGTGAGGAGCAAGGTCGTCAAAGGACGCACCTACTACTACGTCGTCATCTCGGGCTCCGAGAACATATCGCGCTTCCTCAGGGAGGTCGGCTTCTCGGTCGAGGAGAAGAGGAGGAAGGCTGAGGCGCTCGTGAAGAAGCCGAACCCCAACATCGGCTCGCTCTACGCTGACAGGGAGCTGATTTCCTACGTCAGGGACAGGCTCAAGCTGAACTTCTACGATGACAAGGCCCGGTGGAGCCCGGAGAAGGCCAAGCGGATAGCCTGGGAGCTTATGAAGGAAATCTACTACCGCCTTGACGAGCTCGAAAAGCTTGAAAAGGCCCTGTCGAGGAGCATCCTCGTAGACTGGAACGAGGTCGCGAGGAGAAGGAAGGAGATAGCTGAGAAGACCGGTATAAGGCATGACAGACTTCTTGAATACATTAAGGGCAAGCGGAAGCCGAGTCTGAGGAACTACCTTAAGATTGCTGGTGCCCTTGGAATTCAGCTGGAAGAAACGATAGAGGCCATGCGCACCTTTGCGAGGAAGTACTCAAGCTATGCCGAGATTGGAAGGCTCGTCGGAACCTGGAACTCAAGTGTGAGGATTGTCCTTGAGAGCAACACCGAGAAGATAGAGGCCCTTGAGGAGATTAGAAAGGCCGAGCTGAAGCTTTTAAGGGAGATACTCAACGACGAAAAGCTCAAGAGGGGTGTCGCTTACCTGATATTCCTCGCCCAGAACGAGCTCCTCTGGGACGAGATAATTGAGGTCGAGAAGCTTAAGGGCGACTTCGTAATCTACGACCTCCATGTGCCCGATTACCACAACTTCATAGGCGGCAACCTTCCGACGGTTCTCCACAACACAACGGCTGCTCTGGCCCTTGCAAGGGAGTTATTTGGCGAAAACTGGCGCCACAACTTCTTAGAGCTCAACGCGAGCGATGAGAGGGGCATAAACGTGATTAGGGAGAAGGTCAAGGAGTTCGCAAGGACGAAGCCGATAGGCGGGGCGAGCTTCAAGATAATCTTCCTCGACGAGGCAGACGCTCTAACGCAGGATGCCCAGCAGGCCTTGAGGAGAACGATGGAGATGTTCTCCAACAACGTTCGCTTTATCCTCAGTTGCAACTACTCCTCAAAGATAATCGAGCCGATACAGTCGAGGTGTGCAATCTTCCGCTTCAGGCCCCTCAACGATGAGGACATAGCGAAGCGCATAAAATACATCGCCGAGCAGGAGGGGCTTGAGCTCACCGAGGAGGGCCTTCAGGCGATTCTCTACGTTGCGGAAGGCGATTTGAGGAGGGCAATCAACGTTCTTCAGGCGGCGGCCGCTCTGGACAAGAAGATAACCGATGAGAACGTCTTCCTCGTTGCCAGCAGGGCCCGTCCCGAGGACGTTCGCGAGATGATGACCCTGGCTCTGGAGGGCAACTTCCTGAAAGCTAGAGACAAGCTCAGGGACATACTCCTCAAGCAGGGCCTCAGCGGTGAGGACGTGCTGATTCAGATGCACAAGGAAGTGTTTAACCTGCCGATTCCCGAGGACAAGAAGGTCGCTCTGGCGGACAAGATAGGCGAGTACAACTTCCGCCTCGTTGAAGGGGCCAACGAGATGATACAGCTCGAGGCGTTGCTCGCTCAGTTCACGATTATGGGTAAGTGATTCCTATGGTGGAAGTTCCCTGGGTTGAGAAATACCGGCCGAGGAAGCTGAGCGAGATAGTGAACCAGGAGAAAGCAATAGAGCAGGTGAGGGCCTGGGTCGAGGCCTGGCTCCACGGCAACCCTCCGAAGAAGAAGGCATTAATCCTCGCCGGCCCTCCAGGCGTCGGCAAGACGACGACCGTCTACGCCCTGGCCAACGAGTACGGCTTCGAGGTCATCGAGCTGAACGCGAGCGACGAGAGAACCTACGAGAAGATAGAGCGCTACGTTCAGGCCGCTTATACGATGGACATCCTTGGAAAGAGGCGGAAGCTAATCTTCCTTGACGAGGCGGACAACATAGAGCCGAGCGGTGCCCGCGAGATAGCGAAGCTCATCGATAGGGCCAAGAACCCGATAATCATGAGCGCCAACCACTACTGGGAGGTTCCCAGGGAGATTAGGAACAAAGCCCAGATAGTTGAGTACAAGCGGCTAACGCAGAGGGACATCATAAAGGCCCTCGTGAGGATTCTAAAGCGTGAAGGAAAGACAGTTCCAAAGGAGATACTCTACGAGATAGCCAGGCGCGCGAACGGCGATTTGAGAGCGGCGATAAACGACCTCCAGACGGTGGTTACGGGTGGTGTCGAGGACGCGAAGGATGTTTTAGCTTACCGCGACGTCGAGAAGAGCGTCTTTCAGGCTTTAGCTCAGGTCTTCGCGACCGACAACGCCAAAAGGGCAAAGATGGCGACGCTCGGCGTGGACATGTTCCCGGACGAGCTCCTACTCTGGATTGACGAGAACGTGCCCTACGTCTATTACAAGCCCGAAGATATAGCGAGAGCTTACGAGGCCCTCAGCAGGGCCGACATATATCTCGGCAGGGCGAAGAGGACGGGCAACTACTCGCTCTGGAAGTACGCAACGGACATGATGACCGCTGGAGTGGCGGTTGCGGGAGTCAAGAAGAAGGGCTTCGTGAGGATTTACCCGCCGAAGACGATTAAGCTCCTCACCGAGAGCAAGACCGAGAGAACGCTAAGGGACTCGATAGTCAAGAAGGTCATGAAGGAGATGCACATGGCCAAGCTCGAGGCCCTGGAGACCCTCCACTACCTCCGCGTCATCTTCGAGAAGGACCCGGATTTAGCGGCACACTTCACGGTCTTCCTCGACCTTAGCGAGAAGGAGGTTGAATTCCTCGCTGGAGATTCGGAGAAGGCCAAAACGATATGGGGCAAGGCTATGAACATCGAGAAGAAGCTCAAGGAGCGGGGCAGGCTGGAGACGAGCGTCCGCGAGGGTCTCAGGAAGGCGAAGGAGAAGGAAGAGGCTGAGGAAACCGAAGAATTTGAAGAAACTGAAGAGCCTGAAGAAAAGCCCGAGAAGGAAGAGGAGCTCACAGAGGAGGAGCTTGATGCTGCGGAGAGGGAGATAGAGCCCGTGGGGAAGAAGGAGAAGAAGCCCGAAAAGAAGAAGGGTAAGCAGGCGACGCTGTTTGATTTCCTGAGGAAGTGAGTTTCGCTTTTTGTATTCTTTGCGATACAAATTTTTGCCATTTTTATATTCCAAAAAATATAAAATCTCAAGCGTTCTATATCCCCTGGTGGGAAGAAGTGCTCACACGGGAGGAAATAGTGGAGGTTTTAGCGCCCTACAACCTCTGGGGCGGTAGAAAATGGAACGCCCTGCCGAGGGACGAATACCTCTTGGGGATTGAGAGAAAACTATCTGCTGGGGCGGTTGCGCTCATAGGAACACGCCGTTCCGGAAAAACCACACTCGCAGGCTTGTTTTTAGGGAAAGCCGTTGATGAGGGTTTTCCGCCCGAGGGGACGCTCTACGTGAACCTTGAAGACCCGCGTTTTTCCCCCTATCTCTCACCAGAGTTCCTTGAGGAGGTGTTCTCTGCCTACAGGACGTACGTTTACGACGGCGATAATCCCATCGTGGTTCTCGACGAGGTTCAGAACGTTCCGGGCTGGGAGAAGTGGGTTAGAAAGGTTCTTGACCTCGGTGAGGCGAGGGTCATAGTTACGGGCTCTACTTCCTCACTCCTTCGCTCCGAGCTCTCAACGCTCCTGACGGGCAGGGTTCTTCCGGTGGAGGTTTACCCGCTCAGTTTTGGGGAGTTCTTGATGTTCAGGGGATTCTCCACCGACATCAAACGCTTACTGGGTAAACGGAGAAAGGTTGAGGCGCTTCTCAGGGAATACCTTGAATTCGGTGGGTTTCCTCAGGTTGTTCTCACGGAGGTTGAGGTTCTCAAGCTTGACCTTCTGAGGGAGCTTTTTGAGGGCATAATCCTGAGGGACATCGCCTATAGGCATGGCTTCCGCGATGCAAGGGCCGTTAAAATCGTCGCCGAGCTGGCGTTGAGCAGGTTTTCCTCTCTGGTGAGTGCCTCACGGCTTAGGAACGAGCTGGCCGGAATACTGGGTAGGAAAGTCTCCCCGAACTTCGTTGATGGTGTTCTTGACGCAATGGATGAAGCTTACTTGAGCTTCCGCGTTCCAATCCTCTCGCCAAAAGTTAAGGACGCGATGCGCTACCCGAAAAAGATGTACGCGATTGACACGGGAATAGCGAACGTCGTGGGAATACGCTTTACCGAGAACATTGGAAGGCTCGCCGAAAACGCCGTCGCGAGGCACCTCCGCCAGCGCTTCCGCGAGGTCTATTATTATCGCGGAAAGGGAGAGGTTGATTTCATCGTTAAGGAGGGTCTCAAGGTAACGCGTGCCATTCAAGTTACCTGGGACATCGATGAGAGCTGGGAGAGAGAAGTTGAAGGCCTTCTGGAGGCTATGGACGTCTTTGGCCTGAGGGAGGGCACAATAGTCACGGGCTGGCGTTCCTGCGAGGAGAGGTTTGGGGAGAAAACGGTGAAGTGCGTCCCGCTGTGGAGGTTTTTGGTTTCTATCCTTTAATTTCAACATCCGCGCAGACCTTAAACACGTGGGGCTTGAAGTCGCTTACTTTCTTCACCCTCACGGAGCACTCCCTTCCGAGCTTTTGGCATTCCTCGAGTATTCTCCGCCTGAAGGCTTCAATCTCGTTTTCGTGAACGAAGTCGTAGTAGTGAAGCCAGCGCTCGGCCTTTGAAAGCGTTAAACTTAACGCGTCAACGCCCCTCGGCGTCGGACTAATGACCCTGTCGTAGTTCGGAAGCTCGGGCAGAACCTTGAAGGCGTCGCCGTGTATGAACTCTATCTCGCCCTTCAGCCTCTTCCTGTTGCGCTCTATGTTCTCCAGCCCGAGTTCGTAGGCTTCTCTGTTCAGCTCGACGGCCGTTATCTTGACTTTTCTATACCTCGCTATCACGAGGGCGTAAGGCAGAACGCCGGCGAAGGGAATTAAAATCCTCTCGCCGTCTTTCACCAACTGGGCCAGCCGATAGCGTTCCCCCTTCATTCTCGGGTTGAAGAAGGCTTTGCTCAAATCAACCTTAATCTCGACGCCGTTCTCCTTATGAACGGTTTCAAGTCTCTTCTCGCCCCAGATTATCGAGTAGTCCCTGATTCGAAAGGCCCCCTCGTGGAAGCCCTTCCTCGCTATCACCCTAAGGAACGGGTGAACCTTCCTCAACGCGAAAACGATGTCCCCAACGCGGTGCTCCAGCTCGGGCGGAATTTGAATAACGGCTATGTCACCTATAACGTCGTAGCGCCTGAGGTATCTCAGCTCCTCCCCGCTCAGTCTCTCCGCCAGAACACTTTCGAGGTTCTTGTATATCTGCCTCTCGGGCCGAAGCGGAAGCTCAACGGACAAAACCTCGTAGCCGAGGGTGTAAATCCTCTCGTCCTCGATGACGGGTAAGAGAACGAAATCATCTTCCCTCTTCGGCCGTCTCTTCCCGTCGTAGAGGCCGAGCTTCTTCAGCCTTCTCTTCACCGGCTCCGCTTCCCTCCTCGGAACCCTCAGCGCTGGCATTGAAATCCCTCCGCTTCCTGCTCGGAATAGCCCCGAACAACGCGGGCCCCATGAGCTTTTCGAGGATTTTCTCGACGTCTATCTCCTCAAACTCCTTTTTCAGTATTGCCATCTGCTCTGGGCTGAGGGTGTCCTCGTTGGCTAGTATGAGTA
This genomic interval carries:
- a CDS encoding metal-dependent hydrolase gives rise to the protein MDPLEHASIPSLVYLSLSSEPTIAGLTALVLGAVFPDLDALAEEHRSYLHSLLPFLPALLLGLNLGGPFLLFALGWGSHLFLDFFTGVVPVAYPLSRRGWGLSIIVTGPRNFRVELRLIERYPDRKHDYRLEIGGSFALALLAILTAIIRLH
- a CDS encoding replication factor C small subunit, which translates into the protein MAEEIREVKVLEKPWVEKYRPQRLDDIVGQEHIVKRLKHYAKTGSMPHLLFAGPPGVGKCLTGDAKVVINGELTTIGELVEKLSNGRFGPTPVKGLTVLGVDEDGKLRELPVEYVYKDRTDELVRIRTRLGRELKVTPYHPLLVNRKDGRIEWVKAEELRPGDRLAVPRFLPAILDEDPLAEWLGYFIGDGHADAQTNAITFTNTDEKLRKRFMELTERLFPDARIKERIHKDRAPNVYVNSRMAKELVESLGLAGRKADRVYIPGQGWKGLRSFLRAYFDCDAGVEKNGIVLSTASREMAEQVSYALAGLGVVAKVRSKVVKGRTYYYVVISGSENISRFLREVGFSVEEKRRKAEALVKKPNPNIGSLYADRELISYVRDRLKLNFYDDKARWSPEKAKRIAWELMKEIYYRLDELEKLEKALSRSILVDWNEVARRRKEIAEKTGIRHDRLLEYIKGKRKPSLRNYLKIAGALGIQLEETIEAMRTFARKYSSYAEIGRLVGTWNSSVRIVLESNTEKIEALEEIRKAELKLLREILNDEKLKRGVAYLIFLAQNELLWDEIIEVEKLKGDFVIYDLHVPDYHNFIGGNLPTVLHNTTAALALARELFGENWRHNFLELNASDERGINVIREKVKEFARTKPIGGASFKIIFLDEADALTQDAQQALRRTMEMFSNNVRFILSCNYSSKIIEPIQSRCAIFRFRPLNDEDIAKRIKYIAEQEGLELTEEGLQAILYVAEGDLRRAINVLQAAAALDKKITDENVFLVASRARPEDVREMMTLALEGNFLKARDKLRDILLKQGLSGEDVLIQMHKEVFNLPIPEDKKVALADKIGEYNFRLVEGANEMIQLEALLAQFTIMGK
- a CDS encoding replication factor C large subunit, whose protein sequence is MVEVPWVEKYRPRKLSEIVNQEKAIEQVRAWVEAWLHGNPPKKKALILAGPPGVGKTTTVYALANEYGFEVIELNASDERTYEKIERYVQAAYTMDILGKRRKLIFLDEADNIEPSGAREIAKLIDRAKNPIIMSANHYWEVPREIRNKAQIVEYKRLTQRDIIKALVRILKREGKTVPKEILYEIARRANGDLRAAINDLQTVVTGGVEDAKDVLAYRDVEKSVFQALAQVFATDNAKRAKMATLGVDMFPDELLLWIDENVPYVYYKPEDIARAYEALSRADIYLGRAKRTGNYSLWKYATDMMTAGVAVAGVKKKGFVRIYPPKTIKLLTESKTERTLRDSIVKKVMKEMHMAKLEALETLHYLRVIFEKDPDLAAHFTVFLDLSEKEVEFLAGDSEKAKTIWGKAMNIEKKLKERGRLETSVREGLRKAKEKEEAEETEEFEETEEPEEKPEKEEELTEEELDAAEREIEPVGKKEKKPEKKKGKQATLFDFLRK
- a CDS encoding ATP-binding protein, giving the protein MLTREEIVEVLAPYNLWGGRKWNALPRDEYLLGIERKLSAGAVALIGTRRSGKTTLAGLFLGKAVDEGFPPEGTLYVNLEDPRFSPYLSPEFLEEVFSAYRTYVYDGDNPIVVLDEVQNVPGWEKWVRKVLDLGEARVIVTGSTSSLLRSELSTLLTGRVLPVEVYPLSFGEFLMFRGFSTDIKRLLGKRRKVEALLREYLEFGGFPQVVLTEVEVLKLDLLRELFEGIILRDIAYRHGFRDARAVKIVAELALSRFSSLVSASRLRNELAGILGRKVSPNFVDGVLDAMDEAYLSFRVPILSPKVKDAMRYPKKMYAIDTGIANVVGIRFTENIGRLAENAVARHLRQRFREVYYYRGKGEVDFIVKEGLKVTRAIQVTWDIDESWEREVEGLLEAMDVFGLREGTIVTGWRSCEERFGEKTVKCVPLWRFLVSIL
- the taw22 gene encoding tRNA (guanine(37)-N1)/4-demethylwyosine(37)-methyltransferase Taw22, whose translation is MPALRVPRREAEPVKRRLKKLGLYDGKRRPKREDDFVLLPVIEDERIYTLGYEVLSVELPLRPERQIYKNLESVLAERLSGEELRYLRRYDVIGDIAVIQIPPELEHRVGDIVFALRKVHPFLRVIARKGFHEGAFRIRDYSIIWGEKRLETVHKENGVEIKVDLSKAFFNPRMKGERYRLAQLVKDGERILIPFAGVLPYALVIARYRKVKITAVELNREAYELGLENIERNRKRLKGEIEFIHGDAFKVLPELPNYDRVISPTPRGVDALSLTLSKAERWLHYYDFVHENEIEAFRRRILEECQKLGRECSVRVKKVSDFKPHVFKVCADVEIKG